The genomic segment AACAATAAAATGTATAGAGGTGGTCTACTATGCGTAAAAAAGAAGATAAATATGATTTTAGAGCCTTTGGTTTAGCCATTAAAGAAGCTCGATTGAAACGAGGTTTAACTCGTGAACAAGTGGGAGCATTGATTGAAATTGACCCACGGTACTTAACTAATATTGAAAATAAAGGGCAACACCCCAGCATACAAGTTCTTTATGACCTTGTATCGTTACTTCATGTTTCCGTTGATGAATTTTTCTTACCTGCTAATAACTTGGTAAAAAGCACCCGACGATTACAGATAGAGAAATACATGGATAGCTTTACAGACAAAGAACTATCCTTAATGGAATCTTTAGCCAGCGGTATCAACGAAGCAAGAAACATCGAAGACTAATTAAAAGAATCCATACATAACGGAAAGAGCCGATAAAATGAGATTGTATTAATCTCATTTTATCGGCTCTGCGTCTTTGCGTCTGGCTCTGTAATCACAGTTACTTTGAACTGCTTTATTTCAATTAAATTTTCTTGTCTGCATTTCGGACAATAGAGGGGGAATTTTTTTAATTCAGTATCTTCCCTTATCTTTAATCGTGTTTTATTTCCACATACAGGACACAATATCCACTTGTAGTTTATAATAACTATCTCCTCCTTTACACTTTAATTCAAATCTTTATTAAAAAATATTTCATCTTATTTAACAAGAAACCATATTTATATAACAACATAAAATACACTAAGTTATTTTATTGAACATATATCGTACTTTATCTATCCGACTATTTGGACGACGGGGCTGGCAAACAGGTTCACCGGTAGTAACATGGTACCCTTTTAACTCTGTTAAACAAACACTACGTCCATTTGTAAAGAAAGTTAAATCACTACGATATTCTTGAATACACCGAGCAGGGATTTCTCCACTAAGAATGACCTCATTATTTTTCAATTGAGTGTCTACGATGTTCGCACAATATTTAGGAGCATCGTTGTATGCTCGTGAAAGATATTCCTGTGGCGCATAAATTTTAAAACTAAGATATGGCTCTAACAATTCTGTTCCAGCTTTTTTTAAGACTTGTTCCAATACAATAGGAGCAAGCATCCGAAAATCTGCTGGGGTACTAACAGGGCTATAGTATAAGCCATACTTAAAACAGATTTTACAGTCCGTCACATTCCAACCATACAATCCTTGTTCACAGCCATAGCGTATCCCCTCCATAACTGCATTTTGAAACGATTGATTTAAGTATCCAAGAGAAACCGAGCTCTCATACTGCATTCCACTTCCCAACGGAAGCGGTGATACAGATAAACCAATGGAAGCCCAGAAAGGATTTGGCGGCACTTCGATGTGAATGGTATATTCTGCATTTTTTAACGGTCTCTCCATATAAATGACTGTAGGCTCTTTTAGTTCTATCTCCACATGATACTTTTCTTGCAACAGTGCACTAATCACTTCCATTTGTACTTTCCCTAAGAAAGAAAGTATAATTTCATGTGTCGTAGAATCCACGTAATATCGTAGAAGCGGATCACTATCTGAGATTTCCAAAAGGGCATCAAGCAACATTTCTCTCTGTTCAGGTTTACTCGGTTCAACAGTTGTTTGTAGTAGAGGGTGCGGATTTTCAATCTTTTTTCTCTGTGGCAATAGTTTTGTATCTCCAAGAACACTATTTAACTTCAAAAACTCATTTTGCAAAATAACAATTTCTCCAGAATAAGCTCTATCAATCTTACATAATTCACCATTTATTGAAGTATACATTTCTGTAACTTTTATTTTTTCTTTTTCTGATACTCTAACCGAATCTCGTAAATGTAGTACTCCACTATAAAGGCGTATATATGCAAGACGTTGTCTTTTTTTTGTATATTCAATTTTGAAAACATTTCCGCAAAGTTCAGACGGACCTCGATGTGTTGATGAATAAAATTTATTAGTAATAACTTCTATAAGGTTATCAATCCCTATATTACTTTTTGCACTTCCATGATAAAGAGGGAACAGAGAACAATTCTGAAATCTTATGCTTTCCTCTTGTTCGAGTTCCAATGCTTCTAATGATTTACCGGACATATATTTCTCTAAAAGGTAATCGTTTCCCTCTATTACCGTATCCCATTGTTCAGATTCGGTAAAGTTCGTCACACACATATTAGGATACAGTTCTACCTTCTGTTTGATTACAATTTCGGCAGAAAGTTTCTCTTTAATATCCTGATAAACCGTTGATAAATCAATTCCATTTTGGTCAATCTTATTGATAAAAAAGATTGTGGGAATCCCCATTTTCCTAAGTGCATGAAATAATATACGAGTTTGTGCTTGTACGCCATCTTTTGCAGAAATCAGTAGAATTGCCCCATCTAAAACTGATAATGAACGATATACTTCTGCTAAGAAATCCATATGTCCTGGCGTGTCTATGATGTTCACCTTCGTATTTTCCCACTGAAAAGAGGTTATTCCTGTCTGAATTGTAATTCCTCTCTGACGTTCTAAAAGCGTATTATCCGTCCTCGTTGTACCTTTGTCCACGCTTCCTAATTCTGTAATCGCTCCACTGTTATATAATAAGCTTTCTGTTAAGGTAGTTTTTCCTGCATCAACATGAGCTAAAACTCCAATATTAATAATTTTCATGTGATTTTCCTCCATTCAAAAACCCAAAAGGGCATAAAAATCCCAGTGATAAATACTTTTATCACTGGGATTTTTATGCATAACCATAGGCATACAAAGCATACAGATATTCTCCGGATACTTTAGAATCACATGATAAAGGTATTCTTAAACTGGGTACAAAAAACTAAGCCCTCCTAAAAAAGGACATCCAATTATTTGTTCCCACTATCAAATTGACAGTTTATTTAAGAATACCTTGCCGCATATTTATTAACTCCTTTTAAATAGATACTTAAATAATAGCACGTAAGAGCATATTTGTAAAGGAATCTCCAATTTTTTATCAAAGAGAGTACGTGATTACAAAATAGCTGTAATAATGTACCAATATTTGTTATTCTATAATCTTCCAATTACTCCCGTTCTTTTCAAGTACCAAATCAAATTGAGATACCTGCGTTGCTTTGGTCTGCTGGTCGATATACTCCACTGTCAGCGATACCGTGACTTGATTATCCTTACGATTGTGAATAGGATTTACCAGTTCTTGAAAGATGTACTCTTTTCCGATTGGTTTTAATATCCCGTCATTCACATAGTAGGAAAGTTCACTGGCTGTCGCTGTAGGATAGAGCTTGAAGAACGTCGTTAAAAACTCATTGATTTCATTGGTTGTAATGGAATCAACCGTCCCCTCACTTTCAATGGCTTTTGGTTTATAACTTGATTTCTTAGGTATGTTGGTAATGGTCGGATTCTTAACCAGTACCATATTTCCAGAACCATCTACATAGACACTCACTATATAAGCAGAGTGGACGGTCTTTGTATTTTCTCCCTCTGTAATGAGCTGGTCTACACTGTAGGTTACATTAAACTCATTGTCGCCAGTTGGCTCTACCGTCCATATCTGAAATCCTCTTACAGAAGACGATACAGGAATATCTTTGCGTACTGTATCAACATTGAGAGCTTGAAGTTCATCTGTCAGATAGCCTTTTAGACTTTCCATTCGATTATCAATGGACTTATCGGATTGCTCCCATGAATAGTAGACTTTCGCAAAGTTCTCTACAAAATTTTCTACATGATGAGTATCAACGTATTCCTTTTCTATGATAGTTGTTTCGTGAATAGTATGAGTATCTATAGCTGTAAAGTGCTTGAATATCGCAAAGCTGAAACTAAGCCCTAAAAGTACCCACAAGGCAATCACAACCTTTTTATGAGGATTGACCTTATAGACACGAGGTTTCTTTTCCTTTGGTATCTGTTTTTCTTTATTCTGATTTTTTCTAAATTTCATCATTAAATCTTCCTTTCTCATTGTTTGATTCGTCCTGCTCCCACTAAATGCTGTTGCCAGTAGGGGCTTGTTAAGTCGGCATAACCGATTGGGTCGCCTGCATGAAACATACGGTTATTGCCAAGGTATATCCCAACATGAGTAATATAAGAGCCAGCGTTATAGGTAGAATGAAAGAAAACCAAATCGCCAGCTTGTGCTTCCGATAGTGGGATATGCTGGGTCACATCATATTGCTGTTGTGCGGTTCGTGGTAAGTTAATTCCAGCTTTTCCATACGTCCATTGTGTCAGTCCGCTACAATCAAAAGAAGTAGTCGGGGAAGCTCCACCGTAAACGTATCGCCAGCCCTCATATTTCAGTGCTTCGTCCATGATGGCTTGTACCGTATCATCATCAAACTCTGTTGTGACAAGATACTGCGTTACCAGTTGCACATAAAACATATTGCCATAGTTGTATCGCCAGCCCCCATTGATAGGTATGGCTATGGGATTGGGGTAAGACACTTTTTCGCCACCTGAATACTCTTTTGAGAAACTTTGAGCCAGTTCAAAGGTATATTTATTTCCACGATTAGCCACATACCCTAAGAAACCACCACCATAATTGTAGGACTGGATAACCGATTCTAAATCTACACTGAGCCTTTCGCTACTGGCTAATAATTCACTGAAATACTTCACACCTTGCTTAATGGATTCTTCTGTACTCAATGAATTAGGTGGAAGACCGAGGGATTCCGAGGACTGCATAACATCTTCCGCAGTACCGCCCGATTCCACCTGTATAATCGCAAGAAGTATGTTGACATATTCTTCAACGCCATATTCTTTGGCATATTTTTCTACCATAGGCTTATGAGCCAGCACTTCTGCGGAAACATTCACACCTCCATAATGAATATTGGAAATTCCGCTGTCCTGTTCATCTGAAAATAAAATGGCAACAAACAGAAGCAGTGAGAAGACCATCAAGAATAATCCAGAACCACCAATCACTAAAGTTTTCAACTTCATGGTTTCTTACCGACTTTCTTAATGGTGGCGGTTTTGATTGGTGGTCTACTTCTTGTATTTTGTAGTGGTACTCTTTGAACAGTAGACGGACGTTCTTTTGTGATTGGACGTTGTGAAGTTCTATCTGCTGTAGTGGTTGAAGTTGCTGGCTTTTGAACGGTTTTTTCTTGAACGGTATTGCCTTGGCGTTCCACTTTTGGACTTGAAAAATCGGACTTAACTGCTGGACGCTCTTGTTTGGCTTGTTGAGATTCCTTATATGAAGTCTGAATATTAGACTGTTTTGAGGTCTGTTCATCATGATATTGTTCTTGTCTTGTAGTCGGTCTTTCATGAACAGAAGAAGCAGGCTGTTTTTTCTGTTTGACCTGTTCCATTTCAGAGCGACGCTTCGCAATGGTTTTTCGCCTTTGTTCCTGCTGTTCCTTGCGTCCACTGGCTCTGTCCGCTTTGGTTTGAGAAATACTACTGGTTAAATCACGGACATTCTCTTTTACTTTGGATTTTCCTTGATATACTGCATATCTTGCATTGGTCGGCAAATCTTTAACCTGTTCTTTCAAACCACTAGCAGTGTCTACCATTCTGTCTTTGGTATCAGCTACTGTACCGATGGTTTGACCGATACGTTTTCCAAGTGTTGATTTTTCCTTTCCGTCTGGTCGGGAGTGATCTGCTTGTGTCCTTGCAGAACTCCCCGAACCCGACTGTCCTTTTTTACCTGTAACAATGGCAGACCCAGCCCCTAGAGTAGTCATGGAACGTCCAAGTTTCCGCTGTAGACGGTGCATGTGAGCGTGCATAAGCATACGAGGTTTTCTCATCACACGACTTCCCACACTTTGAGAATCGTTACTCTGTAGAGAAAACATACTCATTAAATCGCCCAGCTTGAAGTAGATTCCTGCAAAGGTCACAATCTGTAGAAAAGCAATCAAAAAGAACGGATAACCAGCCGATAAGGTATAGAGCATGGTTGAAATACTAAATGCTGTCGTAATAATCAATGTGATTCCAGCTCGTGTCAAAATGGTATTAAAGAGCTTTGTTATGGCTCGTTTTGACATACCATCAAATGATGGAATCATGCTTAAAATAAAGCTCACAGGCAGAAACATAGCATAGATGATAAAAAGTACCTGCGAGAAAATCATGATTCCTGTTAATAGGAATACAAATATGGAAATCCCAATATTGAAGACAAATAGGAAGAAGACTGTACCTAAACGGTTAATGGTCTTTGTAATGGTTAGATTGGTATTGCTTCTGTCTTCAATTTCTTCCGCAACAATTTTTTCTCTATCTTCGCCATTGTTGGAATCTGGGCTGGTGGAGAGCAGGCTTTCCACACGGTCAATACCGATACTTTCAATGTCTGAACTGTTGTATTGAAGCAGTAGCCACGGTTGCTGAACCTGTATGGAAAACAGGCTATCTCTGATTAAGTCCACGCTGTCCTTGCCTTGACTATCGGAATGGGGCATGACAATCTTCGTGCCAAGTGATAAACTGGCATTACTGATGTCTGATGAAAAGT from the Streptococcus constellatus subsp. constellatus genome contains:
- a CDS encoding helix-turn-helix transcriptional regulator; protein product: MRKKEDKYDFRAFGLAIKEARLKRGLTREQVGALIEIDPRYLTNIENKGQHPSIQVLYDLVSLLHVSVDEFFLPANNLVKSTRRLQIEKYMDSFTDKELSLMESLASGINEARNIED
- a CDS encoding cysteine-rich KTR domain-containing protein, coding for MNYKWILCPVCGNKTRLKIREDTELKKFPLYCPKCRQENLIEIKQFKVTVITEPDAKTQSR
- the tet(M) gene encoding tetracycline resistance ribosomal protection protein Tet(M); this translates as MKIINIGVLAHVDAGKTTLTESLLYNSGAITELGSVDKGTTRTDNTLLERQRGITIQTGITSFQWENTKVNIIDTPGHMDFLAEVYRSLSVLDGAILLISAKDGVQAQTRILFHALRKMGIPTIFFINKIDQNGIDLSTVYQDIKEKLSAEIVIKQKVELYPNMCVTNFTESEQWDTVIEGNDYLLEKYMSGKSLEALELEQEESIRFQNCSLFPLYHGSAKSNIGIDNLIEVITNKFYSSTHRGPSELCGNVFKIEYTKKRQRLAYIRLYSGVLHLRDSVRVSEKEKIKVTEMYTSINGELCKIDRAYSGEIVILQNEFLKLNSVLGDTKLLPQRKKIENPHPLLQTTVEPSKPEQREMLLDALLEISDSDPLLRYYVDSTTHEIILSFLGKVQMEVISALLQEKYHVEIELKEPTVIYMERPLKNAEYTIHIEVPPNPFWASIGLSVSPLPLGSGMQYESSVSLGYLNQSFQNAVMEGIRYGCEQGLYGWNVTDCKICFKYGLYYSPVSTPADFRMLAPIVLEQVLKKAGTELLEPYLSFKIYAPQEYLSRAYNDAPKYCANIVDTQLKNNEVILSGEIPARCIQEYRSDLTFFTNGRSVCLTELKGYHVTTGEPVCQPRRPNSRIDKVRYMFNKIT
- a CDS encoding conjugal transfer protein, with the translated sequence MRKEDLMMKFRKNQNKEKQIPKEKKPRVYKVNPHKKVVIALWVLLGLSFSFAIFKHFTAIDTHTIHETTIIEKEYVDTHHVENFVENFAKVYYSWEQSDKSIDNRMESLKGYLTDELQALNVDTVRKDIPVSSSVRGFQIWTVEPTGDNEFNVTYSVDQLITEGENTKTVHSAYIVSVYVDGSGNMVLVKNPTITNIPKKSSYKPKAIESEGTVDSITTNEINEFLTTFFKLYPTATASELSYYVNDGILKPIGKEYIFQELVNPIHNRKDNQVTVSLTVEYIDQQTKATQVSQFDLVLEKNGSNWKIIE
- a CDS encoding lysozyme family protein, translating into MKLKTLVIGGSGLFLMVFSLLLFVAILFSDEQDSGISNIHYGGVNVSAEVLAHKPMVEKYAKEYGVEEYVNILLAIIQVESGGTAEDVMQSSESLGLPPNSLSTEESIKQGVKYFSELLASSERLSVDLESVIQSYNYGGGFLGYVANRGNKYTFELAQSFSKEYSGGEKVSYPNPIAIPINGGWRYNYGNMFYVQLVTQYLVTTEFDDDTVQAIMDEALKYEGWRYVYGGASPTTSFDCSGLTQWTYGKAGINLPRTAQQQYDVTQHIPLSEAQAGDLVFFHSTYNAGSYITHVGIYLGNNRMFHAGDPIGYADLTSPYWQQHLVGAGRIKQ
- a CDS encoding CD3337/EF1877 family mobilome membrane protein, with translation MKPSIVNRIKSNWTLKRLGKVAMTVAFTLVIAIFLLAMLGTVVQAAGLVDDTVNVANEYSRYPLENYQLDFYVDNSWGWLPWNWSDGIGKQVMYGLYAITNFIWTISLYVSNATGYLVQEAYSLDFISATADSIGKNMQTLAGVSANGFSTEGFYVGFLLLLILVLGVYVAYTGLIKRETTKAIHAIMNFVLVFILSASFIAYAPDYIKKINDFSSDISNASLSLGTKIVMPHSDSQGKDSVDLIRDSLFSIQVQQPWLLLQYNSSDIESIGIDRVESLLSTSPDSNNGEDREKIVAEEIEDRSNTNLTITKTINRLGTVFFLFVFNIGISIFVFLLTGIMIFSQVLFIIYAMFLPVSFILSMIPSFDGMSKRAITKLFNTILTRAGITLIITTAFSISTMLYTLSAGYPFFLIAFLQIVTFAGIYFKLGDLMSMFSLQSNDSQSVGSRVMRKPRMLMHAHMHRLQRKLGRSMTTLGAGSAIVTGKKGQSGSGSSARTQADHSRPDGKEKSTLGKRIGQTIGTVADTKDRMVDTASGLKEQVKDLPTNARYAVYQGKSKVKENVRDLTSSISQTKADRASGRKEQQEQRRKTIAKRRSEMEQVKQKKQPASSVHERPTTRQEQYHDEQTSKQSNIQTSYKESQQAKQERPAVKSDFSSPKVERQGNTVQEKTVQKPATSTTTADRTSQRPITKERPSTVQRVPLQNTRSRPPIKTATIKKVGKKP